A single Sulfurimonas aquatica DNA region contains:
- a CDS encoding carboxypeptidase-like regulatory domain-containing protein — translation MKALFKTITLLLLLSSSILADETGSASIFSFLNGVALEKNEVLIDGSYKYFSDEDGSVELILEVGTHQIEIFAKDENGANLGYAKKSIEIKEGRDTQVIATFNDEGLIPQIEVDTPLGNSDTITADKENTGLLHGLVLTSDKNLPIPNARVFVKGTSIDAKSDENGNFYVEIPADVNISISIVHSEYSSQTLNNIVVQKDDTINKEIKLTPASMELEEFIVLAPKVQGSIATIMAEEKENSAITNIVGAAEMSKKGDSTAAGALRRVTGVTLVDGTDVYVRGLGGRYSNVEMNSLPLPSPDPQRRTVPLDIFPSAVISSMKVQKSATADIPASFGGGYVDIRTKGKTKENYLKITTEMKQNSNSGKAVNSYEGSTTDWMGVDDGYRYIPVEILNASQIVVGEVVPTFDARNNQAYTTAITNRLFTSNKETLPLGGKMTLEGAYNLEIADKHELSFFANYSYGQDHTYREEKYFKYSYNKTTDSLYTDPEQYGDNYTTLNRYTNAGMFNLHYNYADVFNLKYTKLYSKISEKVTKVSDGIANSDDDWKIRYDLNWEERTLDVNQLTGDLKYEVADFENIFTFGSELALADLNQPSNYKYAYLRDVRFDGVVVGEPYLDRFSPNAFLNLTSQDELFALSLNNKTILDFFSEKDYIEVGLINSAKTRESRYNKYLMNKSTSDKLTDDIDSIYDASIRNNYDETFRLDIAFQPAYWYDAQVDETSYFTNFFLKPLKELEILIGARQTNFTQTVYQYTNNNDALAPIESVPESLAFNSLLPSLGIKYIFDKKNQLNFAFAQTYIVPDLREFTSAEYFHPYEVATVQGNPDLVNTNIYNYDLKYSHYFSDTESLSFGVFYKYLDKPIEDVQLPSSSLPRYSYDNADYATLYGFEIDGRKSFNTIHSYLKNYYISGNFSYTKSVVSLREEQISTYTTNNRELQGLSPMVINASLGYESKGRDVTLSYNKMGERIRKVGMVDGNDEFPDFYEVPPQVLDFVWIEGFDNGLSLKLKCQNLLDEETIWYQGSTNNITNKFKVGRFYSLAIAYKY, via the coding sequence ATGAAAGCCTTATTTAAAACTATTACCCTACTTTTACTACTCTCATCATCAATTTTAGCAGATGAGACTGGTTCTGCTTCAATCTTCTCATTCTTAAATGGAGTGGCATTAGAGAAAAATGAAGTTCTCATCGATGGATCTTACAAGTACTTTAGCGATGAAGATGGAAGTGTTGAGCTTATCCTTGAAGTTGGAACACACCAGATAGAGATATTTGCAAAAGATGAAAATGGTGCAAACCTTGGTTATGCTAAAAAATCTATAGAGATTAAAGAGGGACGTGACACTCAAGTTATCGCTACATTTAATGATGAAGGATTAATACCTCAAATAGAAGTGGATACTCCTCTTGGAAATTCAGATACGATAACGGCAGATAAAGAGAACACTGGACTACTCCATGGTCTTGTTCTAACTTCTGATAAAAATCTTCCAATACCTAATGCTAGGGTATTTGTTAAAGGTACCTCTATAGATGCTAAGAGTGATGAAAATGGTAACTTTTATGTTGAGATACCTGCTGATGTAAACATAAGCATATCTATAGTTCACTCTGAGTACAGCTCTCAAACACTCAACAATATAGTTGTGCAAAAAGATGACACTATCAACAAAGAGATAAAACTTACTCCTGCGAGTATGGAACTTGAAGAGTTTATAGTTCTTGCACCTAAGGTACAAGGTTCTATCGCTACTATTATGGCTGAAGAAAAAGAGAATAGTGCTATAACAAACATAGTTGGTGCTGCTGAGATGTCTAAAAAAGGCGATTCAACTGCAGCTGGTGCACTTAGACGTGTAACAGGTGTAACACTTGTTGATGGAACAGATGTTTATGTTAGAGGCCTAGGTGGTCGCTACTCTAATGTTGAGATGAACTCACTCCCTCTACCTTCTCCAGACCCACAAAGAAGAACGGTTCCTCTTGATATCTTTCCATCTGCAGTAATCAGTTCTATGAAAGTTCAAAAGAGTGCAACTGCTGATATTCCCGCTTCATTTGGTGGTGGATACGTTGACATCAGAACTAAAGGAAAAACGAAAGAGAACTATTTGAAAATCACCACTGAGATGAAACAAAACTCAAACAGTGGAAAAGCTGTAAACTCTTATGAAGGAAGTACGACTGACTGGATGGGAGTAGATGATGGGTATAGATATATCCCAGTAGAAATTCTTAATGCTTCACAAATAGTTGTAGGAGAAGTAGTTCCTACTTTTGATGCACGCAACAACCAAGCATATACGACTGCAATTACAAACAGACTATTTACTTCAAATAAAGAGACTCTTCCTTTAGGTGGAAAAATGACACTAGAGGGTGCCTATAACTTAGAGATAGCAGATAAACATGAGCTCTCTTTTTTCGCGAACTACTCTTATGGTCAAGATCATACTTATAGAGAAGAGAAATACTTCAAATACTCTTATAATAAAACAACTGACTCTCTATACACAGATCCTGAACAGTATGGAGACAACTACACAACACTCAACAGATACACAAACGCAGGTATGTTTAACCTTCACTACAACTATGCAGACGTATTTAACCTCAAATACACAAAACTTTATAGTAAAATTTCTGAAAAGGTGACTAAGGTATCTGATGGTATTGCAAACTCAGATGATGACTGGAAAATCCGTTATGACCTTAACTGGGAAGAGAGAACTCTTGATGTTAACCAACTCACGGGTGATCTTAAGTATGAAGTAGCCGATTTTGAAAATATTTTTACATTTGGTAGTGAGCTTGCACTTGCTGACCTTAACCAACCATCTAATTATAAATATGCTTATCTTAGAGATGTTAGGTTTGATGGTGTTGTAGTTGGAGAACCTTACTTAGATAGGTTTTCTCCAAATGCGTTTTTAAACCTTACATCACAAGATGAGCTCTTTGCTCTCTCACTAAACAACAAGACTATCTTAGATTTTTTCAGTGAAAAAGATTACATAGAAGTTGGTCTTATTAATAGTGCAAAAACTAGAGAGTCCAGATATAACAAGTACTTAATGAACAAGAGTACTTCTGATAAGTTAACTGATGATATCGACTCTATTTACGATGCAAGTATAAGAAATAACTACGATGAAACATTTAGACTTGATATCGCGTTTCAACCAGCTTACTGGTACGATGCACAAGTTGATGAAACTAGCTACTTCACAAACTTCTTCTTAAAGCCTCTTAAAGAGCTAGAGATATTAATAGGAGCTAGACAGACTAACTTTACTCAAACTGTTTACCAATATACAAACAACAATGACGCGTTAGCGCCGATAGAGAGTGTGCCAGAGTCTTTAGCGTTTAACTCTTTACTTCCAAGTTTGGGGATAAAGTATATCTTTGATAAGAAAAACCAGCTTAACTTTGCGTTTGCTCAAACTTATATAGTTCCCGATCTAAGAGAATTTACTAGTGCTGAGTACTTTCATCCTTATGAAGTAGCTACGGTTCAAGGTAATCCAGACCTTGTAAATACAAATATCTATAACTATGATTTGAAGTATTCACACTACTTTTCTGATACTGAAAGTTTAAGCTTTGGAGTATTTTACAAGTACCTAGATAAGCCAATTGAAGATGTACAGCTACCATCATCGTCACTACCGCGTTATAGTTATGATAACGCTGACTATGCGACTCTTTATGGATTTGAGATAGATGGTCGTAAGAGTTTTAATACAATTCACAGCTACTTAAAAAATTACTATATATCAGGAAACTTCTCATATACAAAATCAGTAGTATCTCTTAGAGAAGAGCAAATAAGTACTTATACAACAAACAACCGCGAGCTCCAAGGTCTTTCGCCTATGGTCATAAATGCATCTCTTGGTTATGAAAGTAAAGGAAGAGATGTGACTCTATCATATAACAAAATGGGTGAGCGTATTCGCAAGGTAGGAATGGTAGATGGTAATGATGAGTTTCCAGACTTCTATGAAGTACCTCCTCAGGTTCTTGACTTTGTATGGATAGAGGGTTTTGACAATGGTCTTAGCCTGAAACTCAAATGTCAAAACCTACTTGATGAGGAGACTATTTGGTATCAAGGAAGTACAAACAACATTACCAATAAGTTTAAAGTTGGTAGGTTTTATAGTTTGGCAATCGCTTATAAGTACTAA
- a CDS encoding response regulator yields MSHKIVIVEDEEDLLDLLEYNLSKEGFDVVGFLNTKTVETLLEEEEIDLIIMDRNLPGVEGSEYIQSLRDNGIQTPVIYLSAKDSDSEVEEGFLRGGDDYMTKPFNMKELILRIKSILRRTVKSTSQGSIRHKDLLLDMDARTLMVDEMVVEITKLEFDLLYEFILNKNTILDRDYLLQNVWKNSEQNQYKTVNVAITRLKDKIDPQKTKNYIQTIRGIGYKLS; encoded by the coding sequence ATGAGTCATAAAATAGTAATAGTTGAAGATGAAGAGGATTTACTAGATTTACTTGAATACAATCTCTCTAAAGAGGGCTTTGACGTTGTTGGGTTTTTAAACACTAAAACAGTTGAGACTCTTTTAGAAGAAGAGGAGATTGATCTTATCATCATGGATAGAAATCTTCCCGGTGTTGAGGGAAGCGAGTATATACAATCTTTAAGAGACAACGGCATTCAAACGCCAGTTATTTATCTCAGTGCTAAAGATAGCGACTCAGAAGTTGAAGAGGGTTTTTTGCGCGGTGGCGATGACTACATGACGAAACCTTTTAATATGAAAGAGCTTATTCTTCGGATAAAGTCCATCTTAAGACGTACTGTTAAAAGTACATCTCAAGGGAGCATTCGCCATAAAGATTTACTCTTAGATATGGATGCGAGAACTCTAATGGTAGATGAAATGGTAGTTGAGATAACTAAACTGGAGTTTGACCTACTTTATGAGTTTATCCTCAACAAGAACACTATTTTAGATCGTGACTATCTCTTGCAAAACGTATGGAAAAATTCTGAGCAAAACCAGTACAAAACCGTAAACGTAGCCATCACAAGACTTAAAGATAAGATAGACCCACAAAAGACAAAAAACTATATCCAGACTATACGCGGAATAGGTTATAAACTATCATAA
- a CDS encoding response regulator transcription factor codes for MKEQILIVDDDNDILELLEYNLSAAGYDVLGFLSTKHVRSVLTQENVDLIIMDRNLPDIEGSYYVEMLRSKNINTPVIMLSAKDSSEDIKEGFLKGADDYVTKPFDIEELILRVKAVLKRSNREFKEIVEDLEYKDMKLDLNLHRVLIQGVEVTLTNLETSLLQILISNKGKVLDRDFLLKYVWKSIEDIHPKTVNVAMKRLKEKIDPLKSKDYIKTIRGVGYMMV; via the coding sequence ATGAAAGAGCAAATACTTATAGTCGATGATGACAATGATATACTAGAGCTGCTAGAGTATAACTTGAGTGCTGCTGGTTATGATGTTCTTGGGTTTTTAAGCACAAAGCATGTCAGAAGCGTGCTTACTCAAGAAAATGTCGACCTCATCATTATGGACAGAAACCTTCCGGACATCGAGGGAAGTTACTATGTTGAGATGCTAAGAAGTAAAAATATCAACACTCCCGTTATCATGCTCTCAGCCAAAGACTCTAGTGAAGATATCAAAGAGGGTTTTTTAAAGGGTGCGGATGATTATGTCACTAAACCTTTTGACATAGAGGAATTGATTCTTCGTGTAAAGGCTGTTCTTAAACGCTCAAATAGAGAGTTTAAAGAGATAGTCGAAGATCTTGAGTACAAAGATATGAAGTTAGATTTAAATCTACATAGAGTTTTGATTCAAGGAGTTGAAGTTACGTTAACAAACCTTGAAACATCTCTTTTACAAATCCTAATATCCAACAAAGGAAAAGTCTTAGATAGAGATTTTTTACTTAAGTACGTATGGAAAAGCATAGAAGATATTCACCCAAAAACAGTAAATGTAGCTATGAAAAGATTAAAAGAGAAAATCGACCCACTAAAGAGTAAAGATTATATTAAAACTATTAGAGGTGTTGGGTATATGATGGTATAA
- a CDS encoding putative porin, with amino-acid sequence MGNTMVSGLFANDYHIVEAFSELKFKDVLGLPFALAAGVVYNTAATEKNFGYDVAFQIGKAKEVTDWQLKYSYTDLQEDATLGAHSDSDNFGGGTASKGHAIRTKYKFGKNTYLAGTWFYNTRYASKDGEAADTDYERVQLDAIITF; translated from the coding sequence ATGGGTAATACTATGGTAAGCGGTCTATTTGCAAATGACTATCATATCGTAGAAGCATTTAGTGAACTTAAATTCAAAGATGTACTTGGTCTACCATTTGCACTAGCTGCAGGAGTAGTCTATAACACTGCTGCAACAGAGAAAAATTTTGGATATGACGTAGCTTTTCAAATAGGTAAGGCTAAAGAAGTTACTGACTGGCAGCTAAAGTACTCATATACGGACTTGCAAGAAGATGCTACACTTGGTGCACACTCTGACTCAGATAACTTTGGTGGTGGTACAGCTTCAAAAGGTCATGCTATTAGAACAAAATATAAATTTGGTAAGAACACGTATCTTGCAGGGACTTGGTTCTATAATACACGCTATGCTAGTAAAGATGGTGAAGCTGCAGACACAGATTACGAGCGTGTGCAGTTAGACGCGATAATAACTTTTTAA
- the pstS gene encoding phosphate ABC transporter substrate-binding protein PstS, with product MTQMIKIALASTVLLTSLNAGEIIKGSGASFPYSVYQKWLKAYNKESGVRVDYIKKGSSKGIKDAKARAVDFAGTDKPLSPKVLRKNGLLQFPGVVGAITMGYNVPGVDGLKLSRSAIVAIADGSITHWDDALIAKENANVKLPHEKLTFVHRADGSGTTYNFTYYLSKVSKKWRKSFGAKKSLSWPGDHHIGGKTNSGVAALLKQTEYSVGYIDYADAKNNDITMATVENREGNFIVPTLKSFQTAAAKASLDPKKDFYAVIADPKGAESYPMVAATFILIPSEKAKTNKDVTKFIDWCYVNGQDIAMGLGFVPLPDSLTAKIRAYWDAKGIK from the coding sequence ATGACTCAAATGATTAAAATTGCATTAGCAAGTACAGTTTTGTTAACATCACTAAACGCTGGTGAGATTATCAAAGGTAGTGGAGCTTCATTTCCATATAGCGTTTACCAAAAATGGCTAAAAGCATATAATAAAGAGAGCGGTGTTAGAGTTGACTACATTAAAAAAGGCTCATCTAAAGGTATTAAAGACGCTAAAGCAAGAGCTGTCGACTTTGCTGGAACTGATAAACCACTAAGTCCAAAAGTACTTCGTAAAAATGGACTTTTACAATTTCCAGGTGTTGTTGGTGCAATCACTATGGGTTACAATGTTCCAGGTGTTGATGGACTTAAACTTAGCAGAAGTGCAATAGTAGCTATAGCAGATGGTTCAATTACTCACTGGGATGATGCTTTAATCGCTAAAGAGAATGCAAATGTTAAGCTTCCACATGAAAAACTTACATTTGTTCACCGTGCAGATGGAAGTGGAACTACTTACAACTTTACATACTACCTAAGTAAGGTTTCAAAAAAGTGGAGAAAAAGCTTTGGTGCTAAAAAGTCTCTTTCATGGCCAGGAGATCATCATATAGGTGGTAAAACAAACTCTGGTGTTGCCGCTTTACTTAAGCAAACAGAGTATTCTGTAGGTTACATAGACTATGCAGATGCTAAAAACAATGACATAACGATGGCAACTGTAGAAAATCGTGAGGGCAACTTTATAGTTCCAACGCTAAAATCTTTTCAAACTGCCGCTGCAAAAGCAAGTCTAGATCCGAAGAAAGATTTTTATGCTGTTATAGCTGATCCAAAAGGAGCTGAGTCTTACCCAATGGTAGCTGCAACTTTTATACTTATTCCTTCGGAAAAAGCTAAGACAAATAAAGATGTAACTAAGTTTATCGACTGGTGTTATGTAAACGGTCAAGATATAGCTATGGGCCTTGGTTTTGTACCACTACCAGACTCATTAACTGCTAAGATTAGAGCTTACTGGGATGCTAAAGGCATTAAGTAA
- the pstC gene encoding phosphate ABC transporter permease subunit PstC, producing MEKIFQKLSISSATLVFVILIGIFITLFIAAKPAIDEFGFDFIVNPDWNKEVVVEITDTQIAVEDLSDQGNEIIDEDDMEITDEDDIIEDEDEVMFDEDEEGTLTTTIYGGLVPIVGTLLTTLIALAFALPIAMGIAVFLAEIAPKNISHIVGIAIELLAAIPSIIFGMWGLYYFAPIVADLVGGYQVSLLTAGLVLGVMILPFMAAITRDSMNTTPGVLKESAYALGATKFEVIKDIIFPYSRTGIIGSIILALGRALGETMAVAFLIGSIFVLPSAINDPTISIPVAMANNFGEASGLGESALFYLALILFVISFAVISIAKFYFLKKAH from the coding sequence ATGGAAAAAATATTTCAAAAACTCTCTATCAGTAGTGCGACACTTGTTTTTGTCATTCTTATTGGTATCTTCATTACTCTTTTTATTGCTGCTAAACCAGCCATAGATGAGTTTGGATTTGACTTTATCGTAAATCCTGACTGGAACAAAGAAGTTGTGGTTGAGATTACTGACACCCAAATTGCAGTAGAAGACTTGAGCGACCAGGGTAATGAAATCATCGATGAAGATGATATGGAAATTACTGATGAAGATGACATCATCGAAGATGAAGACGAAGTTATGTTTGATGAAGATGAAGAAGGTACTTTAACTACAACTATCTATGGTGGCCTTGTCCCAATAGTAGGTACACTTCTTACAACTCTCATAGCTCTTGCTTTTGCTCTTCCCATCGCTATGGGTATTGCGGTGTTTTTAGCGGAAATCGCTCCTAAAAACATCTCTCACATTGTCGGTATCGCTATTGAACTTTTAGCGGCTATTCCTTCTATCATATTTGGTATGTGGGGGCTTTACTACTTCGCTCCTATAGTTGCCGATTTAGTTGGTGGTTATCAAGTTTCTCTTTTAACGGCTGGACTTGTTCTTGGCGTTATGATACTTCCATTTATGGCGGCAATTACTAGAGATAGTATGAACACAACTCCAGGCGTGCTTAAAGAATCGGCTTATGCACTAGGTGCTACAAAATTTGAAGTTATAAAAGACATCATCTTTCCATACTCAAGAACGGGTATCATCGGCTCCATTATCTTAGCATTAGGACGTGCTTTAGGCGAGACTATGGCTGTTGCGTTTCTTATTGGTTCTATCTTTGTTCTGCCATCAGCGATTAACGACCCAACAATATCTATACCTGTTGCAATGGCAAACAACTTTGGTGAAGCAAGTGGACTCGGTGAGTCAGCGCTATTTTATCTAGCATTAATTCTTTTTGTAATAAGCTTTGCCGTAATTTCAATAGCTAAATTTTACTTCCTAAAAAAGGCTCACTAG
- the pstA gene encoding phosphate ABC transporter permease PstA, producing the protein MRLLANKIFLALSVLSAMIGLAFLAWILITLFIKGLGSFHFNLFLNDLINGGLRNLIIGQFILAGLAAAIGIPLGMAAGIYLQEYGRGKYASLIRDLSDIMMSAPSIVIGAFVYAVVVVPTGGTSGFAGAIALAIMMIPVVINTTDNMLSLVPRELREAGIALGASKYRVILDIVIKAAKVGIMTGILLAFARIIGETAPLLFTSETSNYFSLDLTESFPSLTVSIYDLANEPEESSRDLAWAASFILTVLVLIINLTGRFITRNKD; encoded by the coding sequence ATGCGATTATTAGCAAATAAGATATTTTTAGCGCTTTCAGTTCTCTCAGCGATGATAGGCCTTGCTTTTTTAGCTTGGATACTCATCACTCTATTTATAAAGGGCTTAGGTTCTTTTCACTTCAACCTATTTTTAAATGACCTTATCAATGGTGGTCTTAGAAACCTTATCATCGGTCAGTTTATCTTAGCAGGTCTTGCTGCGGCTATTGGTATTCCTTTAGGGATGGCAGCTGGTATCTACTTGCAAGAGTATGGCCGTGGAAAATACGCTTCGCTAATTCGTGACCTGAGCGACATCATGATGTCTGCGCCATCTATAGTTATAGGTGCGTTTGTATATGCGGTAGTTGTTGTCCCAACTGGCGGAACAAGTGGTTTTGCGGGAGCCATAGCGCTTGCAATCATGATGATACCAGTCGTTATAAATACAACTGACAATATGCTTAGCCTTGTTCCCCGTGAACTCCGTGAAGCTGGAATCGCTCTTGGCGCTTCTAAGTATCGCGTTATTTTAGATATCGTTATTAAAGCCGCTAAGGTTGGAATTATGACGGGTATACTGCTAGCGTTTGCTCGTATTATCGGTGAGACTGCACCTCTACTTTTTACGTCTGAGACGTCTAACTACTTTAGTCTTGATCTGACTGAGAGTTTTCCATCTCTCACGGTTAGTATCTACGACTTAGCAAACGAACCTGAAGAGTCTAGCCGTGATTTGGCATGGGCTGCTTCATTTATACTTACAGTTTTGGTTTTAATCATAAACCTAACTGGAAGATTTATCACAAGAAATAAGGACTAA
- the pstB gene encoding phosphate ABC transporter ATP-binding protein PstB: MPVMNIKKFSFTYPGVEHPSLRNITLPIEKNKITALIGPSGCGKSTLLRSMNRIHDVYPGNKYDGKIELLDAVTGERNNILEIQKENELIKLRQQVGMIFQKPTPFPMSIFDNVAYGLKIAGLKNKTELADRVEQALKDGALWKEVHDRLGKSAMGLSGGQQQRLCIARAVAVKPEVILFDEPTSALDPISTGAIEELLVELKKDVSIAIVTHNMQQASRISDYTAFMYLGDLIEYDKTENIFLNPKEKKTEDYITGRFG, translated from the coding sequence ATGCCAGTAATGAACATCAAAAAATTCTCTTTTACTTATCCTGGAGTTGAGCATCCCTCTCTTCGCAACATTACTCTTCCAATAGAGAAAAATAAAATCACTGCGCTTATCGGTCCAAGTGGTTGTGGAAAGTCAACACTACTTCGTAGCATGAATAGAATCCATGACGTATACCCTGGAAACAAGTACGATGGAAAAATAGAGCTTCTAGACGCCGTTACGGGTGAGCGAAACAATATCTTAGAGATCCAAAAAGAGAATGAACTTATCAAACTTCGTCAACAAGTTGGAATGATTTTTCAAAAGCCAACGCCATTCCCAATGAGCATATTTGACAATGTCGCTTATGGTCTTAAAATAGCGGGTTTAAAAAATAAAACAGAACTAGCAGATAGAGTTGAGCAAGCTTTAAAAGATGGAGCACTCTGGAAAGAGGTTCATGATAGACTAGGTAAATCGGCAATGGGTCTCTCAGGTGGACAGCAGCAGCGTTTATGTATAGCACGCGCAGTTGCCGTTAAGCCAGAAGTCATCCTTTTTGATGAGCCTACATCTGCACTTGATCCAATTAGCACCGGAGCTATTGAAGAGCTTTTAGTTGAACTTAAAAAGGACGTAAGCATAGCGATTGTTACACATAACATGCAACAAGCTTCACGTATAAGTGACTATACGGCGTTTATGTATCTTGGTGATTTAATCGAGTATGATAAAACAGAAAACATCTTCTTAAACCCTAAAGAGAAAAAGACTGAAGATTACATCACTGGCCGTTTTGGATAG
- a CDS encoding PhoU domain-containing protein, producing MLPTFQTNLDGIKSKLLEIGNGLLESNKLILLALNDCDNEKFIEARAHIKNIGAKTDKIDNEIIKVLALYTPEARDLRRVIAYLKITNELSRACSNTRSFIRGFTDVCVDVDVATINEYAVPMQTSTVKAIELTLSMIDYEDEEEIQEIYNDVLIEENKTDDLYEMVERNLSLQADSLQNFEKFHKMLRALRKSGKIASRAISIANLLVYAKVGGNFHN from the coding sequence ATGCTACCAACATTTCAAACTAATTTAGACGGAATAAAAAGTAAACTCTTAGAGATAGGCAATGGACTCCTAGAGTCAAACAAACTTATACTCTTAGCTCTTAATGATTGTGATAATGAAAAGTTCATTGAAGCCAGAGCTCATATAAAAAACATCGGGGCAAAGACTGATAAGATTGACAATGAAATCATAAAGGTTCTTGCACTCTATACACCAGAAGCAAGAGACTTAAGACGTGTTATCGCTTACTTAAAAATCACAAATGAACTTTCACGTGCTTGTTCAAACACAAGAAGCTTCATCAGAGGTTTTACAGATGTATGCGTTGATGTTGATGTTGCTACTATTAACGAGTATGCAGTTCCTATGCAAACATCAACAGTAAAAGCGATAGAGCTCACTCTGAGTATGATTGACTATGAAGATGAAGAGGAGATTCAAGAGATTTATAATGATGTTCTTATAGAAGAGAACAAGACTGATGATTTGTATGAAATGGTAGAGAGAAATCTATCTCTTCAAGCAGACTCTTTGCAAAATTTTGAGAAGTTTCATAAGATGCTTAGAGCCCTTAGAAAAAGTGGTAAAATCGCTTCACGTGCTATAAGCATAGCAAATCTTCTAGTATATGCAAAGGTTGGTGGTAACTTTCATAACTAA
- a CDS encoding response regulator transcription factor produces MNKTVLIVDDEEDILDLLEYTLSSEGYDVITCVDTSNIRDILDEEDISLILMDRNLPGVEGSMFIERIRTEGYNQPVIYVSAKDLSDDIVEGFERGGDDYITKPFNINELKARVKALIRRTSKTQDVLKYKDISYSPSNKTFQIDSKEIKLTSLEHDLLLEFMKNQNILLSRETLLENVWKDSINKQLKTVNVAIKRLKENIDPTGEKNYIQAVRGEGYIFC; encoded by the coding sequence ATGAATAAAACAGTATTAATCGTTGATGATGAAGAAGATATTTTAGACTTACTTGAGTATACCTTGAGTAGTGAGGGCTATGATGTCATTACATGTGTAGATACGTCAAATATTAGAGACATACTTGATGAAGAGGATATCTCTCTCATACTTATGGATAGAAACTTACCAGGAGTCGAAGGCAGTATGTTTATAGAGAGGATTCGAACTGAGGGCTACAACCAGCCTGTTATCTATGTAAGTGCCAAAGATTTATCTGATGATATCGTAGAGGGTTTTGAACGTGGCGGTGATGACTATATAACAAAACCTTTTAATATTAACGAGCTTAAAGCTCGAGTAAAAGCTCTGATTCGTCGTACAAGTAAAACTCAAGATGTCCTCAAATACAAAGACATCTCCTATAGTCCATCAAACAAAACTTTCCAAATTGATTCTAAAGAGATAAAACTTACAAGTCTGGAGCATGATCTTCTTTTGGAGTTCATGAAAAATCAAAATATTTTGCTCTCGCGTGAGACCCTGCTTGAAAACGTATGGAAAGACAGTATCAATAAGCAACTCAAAACCGTTAATGTAGCCATCAAACGCCTCAAAGAAAACATAGACCCAACGGGTGAAAAAAACTATATTCAAGCAGTCCGTGGCGAGGGCTATATATTTTGTTAA